The following are encoded together in the Prionailurus viverrinus isolate Anna chromosome B3, UM_Priviv_1.0, whole genome shotgun sequence genome:
- the SLC22A17 gene encoding solute carrier family 22 member 17 isoform X1 encodes MGSSLSLAVPPGPLSFEALLAQVGALGGGQQLQLGLCCLPVLFVALGMASDPIFTLAPPLHCHYGGFAPNASGWEQPPNASGVSVASAALAASAASRVATSTDPSCSGFAPPDFNHCLKDWDYNGLPVLTTNAIGQWDLVCDLGWQVILEQILFILGFASGYLFLGYPADRFGRRGIVLLTLGLVGPCGVGGAAAGSSTGVMALRFLLGFLLAGVDLGVYLMRLELCDPTQRLRVALAGELVGVGGHFLFLGLALVSKDWRFLQRMITAPCILFLFYGWPGLFLESARWLIVKRQIEEAQSVLRILAERNRPHGQMLGEEAQEALQDLENTCPLPATSSFSFASLLNYRNIWKNLLILGFTNFIAHAIRHCYQPVGGGGSPSDFYLCSLLASGTAALACVFLGVTVDRFGRRGILLLSMTLTGIASLVLLGLWDYLNEAAITTFSVLGLFSSQAAGILSTLLAAEVIPTTVRGRGLGLIMALGALGGLSGPAQRLHMGHGAFLQHVVLAACALLCILSIMLLPETKRKLLPEVLRDGELCRRPSLLRQPPPNRCDHVPLLATPNPAL; translated from the exons ATGGGCAGCAGCCTGTCGCTGGCCGTGCCCCCCGGCCCCCTCAGCTTTGAAGCGCTGCTCGCCCAGGTGGGGGCGCTGGGCGGCGGCCAGCAGCTGCAGCTCGGCCTCTGCTGCCTGCCCGTGCTCTTCGTGGCGCTGGGCATGGCCTCGGACCCCATCTTCACCCTGGCACCCCCACTGCACTGCCACTACGGAGGCTTCGCCCCCAACGCCTCCGGCTGGGAGCAGCCCCCCAACGCCAGCGGCGTCAGCGTCGCCAGCGCGGCCCTAGCAGCCAGCGCCGCCAGCCGCGTCGCCACCAGTACGGACCCCTCGTGCAGCGGCTTTGCCCCGCCGGACTTCAACCATTGTCTCAAGGACTGGGACTATAACGGTCTCCCGGTGCTCACCACCAACGCCATTGGCCAG TGGGATCTAGTGTGTGACCTGGGCTGGCAGGTGATCCTGGAGCAGATCCTCTTCATCTTGGGCTTTGCCTCTGGCTACCTGTTCCTGGGCTACCCGGCGGACAG GTTTGGCCGTCGAGGGATTGTGCTGCTGACCTTGGGGTTGGTGGGCCCCTGTGGAGTGGGAGGGGCTGCCGCAGGCTCCTCCACAGGTGTCATGGCCCTCCGATTCCTCCTGGGCTTTCTGCTTGCCGGAGTTGACCTTGGTGTCTACCTAATGC GCCTGGAACTGTGCGACCCAACCCAGAGGCTTCGGGTGGCCCTGGCAGGGgagttggtgggggtgggggggcacttCCTGTTCCTGGGCCTGGCCCTTGTGTCTAAGGACTGGCGATTTCTTCAGCGAATGATCACCGCTCCCTGCATCCTCTTCCTGTTTTATGG ctGGCCTGGTTTGTTTCTGGAGTCTGCGAGGTGGCTAATAGTGAAGCGACAGATTGAGGAGGCGCAATCCGTGCTGAGGATCCTGGCTGAGCGGAACCGGCCCCATGGGCAGATGCTGGGAGAGGAGGCCCAGGAAGCCCTGCAGG aCCTGGAGAAcacctgccctctccctgcaACATCCTCCTTTTCCTTCGCCTCCCTCCTCAACTACCGCAACATCTGGAAAAATCTGCTTATCCTGGGCTTCACCAA CTTTATTGCCCATGCCATTCGCCACTGCTACCAGcctgtgggaggaggagggagcccaTCGGACTTCTACCTGTGCTCTCTGCTGGCCAGTGGCACAGCAGCCCTGGCTTGCGTCTTCCTGGGGGTTACCGTGGACCGATTTGGCCGCCGGGGCATCCTGCTACTCTCAATGACCCTCACTGGCATTGCGTCCCTGGTCCTGCTGGGCCTGTGGGATT ATCTGAATGAGGCTGCCATCACCACTTTCTCTGTCCTTGGCCTCTTCTCCTCCCAAGCTGCTGGCATCCTCAGCACCCTCCTCGCTGCTGAAGTCATCCCTACCACTGTCCG GGGCCGAGGCCTGGGCCTGATCATGGCACTGGGAGCTCTTGGAGGGCTGAGTGGCCCAGCCCAGCGCCTCCACATGGGCCACGGAGCCTTCCTGCAGCATGTGGTGCTGGCGGCCTGTGCCCTCCTCTGCATCCTCAGCATCATGCTTCTGCCGGAGACCAAGCGCAAACTCCTGCCCGAAGTGCTGCGGGATGGGGAGCTGTGCCGCCGGCCTTCCCTGCTGCGGCAGCCACCCCCTAACCGCTGTGACCATGTCCCACTGCTTGCCACCCCCAACCCTGCCCTCTGA
- the SLC22A17 gene encoding solute carrier family 22 member 17 isoform X2, whose product MGSSLSLAVPPGPLSFEALLAQVGALGGGQQLQLGLCCLPVLFVALGMASDPIFTLAPPLHCHYGGFAPNASGWEQPPNASGVSVASAALAASAASRVATSTDPSCSGFAPPDFNHCLKDWDYNGLPVLTTNAIGQWDLVCDLGWQVILEQILFILGFASGYLFLGYPADRFGRRGIVLLTLGLVGPCGVGGAAAGSSTGVMALRFLLGFLLAGVDLGVYLMRLELCDPTQRLRVALAGELVGVGGHFLFLGLALVSKDWRFLQRMITAPCILFLFYGWPGLFLESARWLIVKRQIEEAQSVLRILAERNRPHGQMLGEEAQEALQDLENTCPLPATSSFSFASLLNYRNIWKNLLILGFTNFIAHAIRHCYQPVGGGGSPSDFYLCSLLASGTAALACVFLGVTVDRFGRRGILLLSMTLTGIASLVLLGLWDCEHLPFPTVWAEQRNPSRDLNEAAITTFSVLGLFSSQAAGILSTLLAAEVIPTTVRGRGLGLIMALGALGGLSGPAQRLHMGHGAFLQHVVLAACALLCILSIMLLPETKRKLLPEVLRDGELCRRPSLLRQPPPNRCDHVPLLATPNPAL is encoded by the exons ATGGGCAGCAGCCTGTCGCTGGCCGTGCCCCCCGGCCCCCTCAGCTTTGAAGCGCTGCTCGCCCAGGTGGGGGCGCTGGGCGGCGGCCAGCAGCTGCAGCTCGGCCTCTGCTGCCTGCCCGTGCTCTTCGTGGCGCTGGGCATGGCCTCGGACCCCATCTTCACCCTGGCACCCCCACTGCACTGCCACTACGGAGGCTTCGCCCCCAACGCCTCCGGCTGGGAGCAGCCCCCCAACGCCAGCGGCGTCAGCGTCGCCAGCGCGGCCCTAGCAGCCAGCGCCGCCAGCCGCGTCGCCACCAGTACGGACCCCTCGTGCAGCGGCTTTGCCCCGCCGGACTTCAACCATTGTCTCAAGGACTGGGACTATAACGGTCTCCCGGTGCTCACCACCAACGCCATTGGCCAG TGGGATCTAGTGTGTGACCTGGGCTGGCAGGTGATCCTGGAGCAGATCCTCTTCATCTTGGGCTTTGCCTCTGGCTACCTGTTCCTGGGCTACCCGGCGGACAG GTTTGGCCGTCGAGGGATTGTGCTGCTGACCTTGGGGTTGGTGGGCCCCTGTGGAGTGGGAGGGGCTGCCGCAGGCTCCTCCACAGGTGTCATGGCCCTCCGATTCCTCCTGGGCTTTCTGCTTGCCGGAGTTGACCTTGGTGTCTACCTAATGC GCCTGGAACTGTGCGACCCAACCCAGAGGCTTCGGGTGGCCCTGGCAGGGgagttggtgggggtgggggggcacttCCTGTTCCTGGGCCTGGCCCTTGTGTCTAAGGACTGGCGATTTCTTCAGCGAATGATCACCGCTCCCTGCATCCTCTTCCTGTTTTATGG ctGGCCTGGTTTGTTTCTGGAGTCTGCGAGGTGGCTAATAGTGAAGCGACAGATTGAGGAGGCGCAATCCGTGCTGAGGATCCTGGCTGAGCGGAACCGGCCCCATGGGCAGATGCTGGGAGAGGAGGCCCAGGAAGCCCTGCAGG aCCTGGAGAAcacctgccctctccctgcaACATCCTCCTTTTCCTTCGCCTCCCTCCTCAACTACCGCAACATCTGGAAAAATCTGCTTATCCTGGGCTTCACCAA CTTTATTGCCCATGCCATTCGCCACTGCTACCAGcctgtgggaggaggagggagcccaTCGGACTTCTACCTGTGCTCTCTGCTGGCCAGTGGCACAGCAGCCCTGGCTTGCGTCTTCCTGGGGGTTACCGTGGACCGATTTGGCCGCCGGGGCATCCTGCTACTCTCAATGACCCTCACTGGCATTGCGTCCCTGGTCCTGCTGGGCCTGTGGGATTGTGAGCATCTTCCCTTCCCCACAGTGTGGGCTGAGCAAAGGAACCCCAGCAGAG ATCTGAATGAGGCTGCCATCACCACTTTCTCTGTCCTTGGCCTCTTCTCCTCCCAAGCTGCTGGCATCCTCAGCACCCTCCTCGCTGCTGAAGTCATCCCTACCACTGTCCG GGGCCGAGGCCTGGGCCTGATCATGGCACTGGGAGCTCTTGGAGGGCTGAGTGGCCCAGCCCAGCGCCTCCACATGGGCCACGGAGCCTTCCTGCAGCATGTGGTGCTGGCGGCCTGTGCCCTCCTCTGCATCCTCAGCATCATGCTTCTGCCGGAGACCAAGCGCAAACTCCTGCCCGAAGTGCTGCGGGATGGGGAGCTGTGCCGCCGGCCTTCCCTGCTGCGGCAGCCACCCCCTAACCGCTGTGACCATGTCCCACTGCTTGCCACCCCCAACCCTGCCCTCTGA